AACCCGCTCACCTTCTGCTCCTTCTCGCTCAAAACTTGGTCCATTTCAGACTTGCTGATGGACTGATTATCAAAACTCGTTGTCAGCCTTTGCAAAGCTTCATTCTTCTCTGAGATAACTCGCTCCAGCTCTGCCAGTCTGGTCTTCAGAGATGCTACAATGTTGACATTCTCCGACAGACTGGCTCGAAGAGCATCTGCTTGCTGAGAAGCTGCTGCTTGCTCCTGCTTTAACCTCTGAATGGTCTCTTCTGTTTGAGCTAAGGCCTTTTGTCTCTCCTCTTCATGCTGCTGCTTCAGCCCAAGTATGGCTTCCTCCTTGTCTTTTAGATTACCTTCTAGTTGATGTTTCAAGTCACTGATGATGCTTTCCAAGTTATTCACTTGCAACTCGTTTTCTTTCAAACCTATTGATATGACTCCATTCAATTCACTCAACTCCTCAATCTTCTGAGCTTTTTCACTGATTGACAGAGAATTTTTCTCATTCTCGTGTGTTAAGGCTTTGATTTGCTCCATGTGAGCATTTACCTGAGCAGTCACCTGTTCTACCAAAATGCATAGATTGTTATTCTCCTCAGTCTTTTGGCGGAGATTCTCCTCTAAAGTGCAAACTTGATCTGTTTTGCTaaagacaatatttttaagGTGCACAATCTTTTTCTGACTACAAAGAAGTCTTTCTTCTAGCTCAGAGACTCTTGATTCAACTGTCTGACAGAGTTCAGAGGTCCTGTCCACCACTTTGGCTTGGACGTCCCTACAGTAATGCTGCATTTGGTCGCTAATCATATTTAATTGCTGTTGGAACTGAGCTTCCATGGCCTTTATCTGAATGGCAGCTTCCTCAGACTTATTTTGCATATCCTCCCGTCTGGAACCTTCAAGGGCTTGGAGCTGCTCCTCTGTTTCCTTCATCTTGTCTGATAGAGTCTTTAACTTCTCTCTGCTCTCTTCCTCTGTCGTGTTGAGTTTGTCCTGCAGGGAATCTCGCTCATTCATAGCCTGACCGAGGTTCCTCTCCACGGACTGCATTTGCTCTCTCAGCACCACTTCACACGTTGACAAACTCTCAATCTTAACCACTGCTTTGTCAAgttcttctttcagcttttgCGCTGTGGTTTCTTGAAGCACAAGCTCCTCCTTCAGGTTTTTCATTGTAGCGAGTACATGCTCATTCTCCTCTGTGCTCCTGCTAAGTTTCAAGGAACATTCTTCAAGTTCTTGTATCTTTTCTTGCAGTGTTTGAGAGTGTTTTTCCATCGATTCCTCTTCCTGCTGTCCTAATTTCTCTTGGAAACGACACTCCAGGTCCAGGATTTCACGTGTATGGGTATCACGTAGTTTCTCCACTTCTGCCAAATGGTTGGCTTGCAGCTCTGATACAGCATTGCTCAAGCCTTGGGAATTTGTTTGGGCCATCTCTAATATTTTCTCTTGAACTTGTTGCTCTTTTTGTTGAAGCTCTGTATCCTTCTTTGTTAGCTCCTTTTTCATGGATTCTTCTTTCTGCTGAAGCTTTTTCTTAAAGTTATCTTGCATTTCTTTGGTCTTTTGTCTAAACTTGTCCATCTTTGTCTCCTGCGTTTTCAGCTTAGCCTCCATGTCCGTTGTAGTGTTTTTCAGCTTCTTCTCATGAGCAAGCTTTTCATCCTCCAACTGTTTCTGAAGGCGGGTATGctcttcatgcttggtgttgaGTTCTGTAGCGTGTGATTTCGCCTGCTCAGCGAGTTCCTTTTTGCTCTGCTGTAAATGCTGCTCTAATTCTTGCAGCAATAATTCTTTCTGTTGAAGGTCATTCTTTGCTGCTTCCAACTGATGCTGCAAATCTGTCAAGTCTTTCTCAGACTGAACAAGATCATCTGAGATTTTATTTGACGCTTCCTTAAAGCTTGAATTTTCTAGCTGGAGTTGTGATAAAGACTGTTGCAAATCCTCCAGTTGCTTTGCTTTGTCATTTAGGTCATGAAGATTGGAATGGGATTCCTCTTTTAGGCTTTTCTCTGCTTCAGTGAGCACTTCaatttccttttccttttctctTAAAATGATTTTCAAAGCATTTAGTTCCTCCTTCAGAGTTTTCTCAATTCCTCCAAGAGACTGCTCATACTCCTGCTTTATATTTACAATCGCTGCACTGTGCTTCGCCACCTGATCCTGCAGAGCTAAACAATGCTCATTTTGGACTTCCACCAACTTCACTTCCAGAAGCTGTTTCATCTTCACAACGTCAGAAAGCTCAGCTGAAAGTGCTTCCTGCTCGGCTTGCTTTGCATCCAACTTCTGGTTCACCTTCTCTGTGTGAATTTGAATCTGCAGGTCTTTATCTTTCAGAAATGTCTCCAATTCAACCCTCTGTTTTTCCTTGAGCTCTTCCAGAGCAGCCATGTGCTGCTGGGTTAGGGCGTCCTTGTGCTTTTCCAGCTGTGCCTGGTGCTCTTCCTTTAGAGCAGACATTTGCTCATTGTGTTTATCCTCCAGCTGGTCTAGCTGAGTGGAGTGTTCGTGGGACAGTGATGATCCATCTTGGGAGATCTTCTCTAAGGAACTCTCCAGCTCCATTATTCTCTGCAAGCATGTGGATGTTACATTAGAAGCAGAATCAATTTTACAATGAATGTGCTTTATGTGTGTGATCTGTTTATTAGACagtattttcttgttattttcaagacattgtacagtatatatatatatatatatatacacacatacacacatatacatatacatacgtatatatatatacacatatatacatatacacatatacatatacatacatatatacatatatacataaatatatatacatatacatatatacatacatatatacacatatagtatatatacacatatacacacacacatatatatatatatatatatatatatacgtatatatatatatatgtatatatatatatatatatatacgtatatatatatatatacgtatatatatacacgtatatatatatacacacacacatatatatacatatatacatatatatatatacatatatatatacacacacatatatatacatatatatacatatatatatacatatatatacatatatatacatatacatatatacatatatatacatatacatatatatatacatatatatacatatacacacatatatatatatatatacatatacacacatatatatatatatatacacacacacacacacatatatatacatatatatatacacacacacacacatatatatacatatatatatacacacacacacatacacatatatatatatatatacgtatatatatatatatatacgtatatatacacacgtatatatatatatatatatatatatatacgtctatatatacacgtatatatatacacacacatatatatacatatatacacacacatatatacatatatatacatatacatatatatacatatgtatatacatatacatacacatatatatatatatatacatatacatatatatacatatatatacatatacacatatatatatatatatacacacatatatatatatatacacacacacatatatacacacacacacacacatatatatatatatatatatatatatacacacacacacacacatatatatatatacacacacacacacacatatatatacacacacacacacacacatatatatacacacacacacacacaaacatacacacacatatacacacacacacacacacacacacacacacacacacacacacacacacacacacacacacacacacacacaacagggccTGGCTCATGATCTCTGTTCTAGCTGAAACTCCGACGTGTTTGAGATGGTTAAGGTCAGGGTTTCTGTGGGCCAACCCGGGCCCGGTCTATTTCAAATTTTTTGCTCGGATGTGACTtggatcagatttttttcatgtcattgtgaACAGCACAATTCCATTTTGTCCAATGCGACTCAGtcctcatttatttatatacataaacaCGATGTGTCCGATCTACTGCAGTCTGAACACTTAGGTCGTCTATATCCGACCTACACAAAAAGTCCTCATTGAAAGGCGTGGTTACCGTGCAAGACTCGTTGTCTTCCAAAAATGATATCTAAAGTGTCAGTAAGTGGCTCACAGCAATGTCCCACCACTTCTGCCACCCACACACTCTTCGGAACAGAGGATggatactgaaatatcgatacttcaGATAACAATtgtcaaatcaaaatatcaatactttTGATACTTCACATATGAGTTTGCCCTTTGTTTTTTCTATATTGTAAACCACCCTGCTACTTTAATATACTTCAAGGTTTCCAGTACATCAATAAATTACTATGATGTCTTGTATTATTTATGCGATGATTTGAAATGCTCTACACTACTACCAGACACATTAGGTGATTTGCACAAAGTATTGGCTCAGTATCGCCAATTCCAGCCTGAATTTTACTTTACCCAGTACcccatgaaaacacacactgcagcaatctgattttaataaaaaaaaaatcctaattgaGCATCATACgctgcagtgtgaacatagccaAAACATGTGACTACTCTAAAATTTGGAAACGCAAAACTCACGGTTCTTGCAGCTTCCAGCTCTTGTTGCAGCTCTTTAACGTTATTGTCAGCCTCAGTTATTAGAGCTGTCTTCTGTAATTCTGCATCCTCCAGAGCCAAAGAAGCCTGTTGCTCTCGCTCCTTGGTGAGCTGAGCAAACTCTGCTTTGCACTGCTCCTACATATTGAAAACAGAAATGCCATGGTGTGTTGGCTTCAATTGCCAGTTAATCATTGGAtttattgtggaaaaatatCATTAGGACCTACCACAGCCGCACTGATTCTGGCCTTTAGCTCCTCTTCTTTAGCACTGAGAGCTTCACTATGGGCTTTTTCCATGTTGGCCATTCTCTCTTCTGATGATTTCTAATGTTATGATTTGACAATGTGCAAAATGAGTTCATTTGCAAAATACATGAAATCAGCTCGCTAGATAGAAAGACAGATAGACTATTGGGCAGATGTTATATCCTGACCCGCATGATTGTGACAACCTCCTGTTTGACCCGTGTCAGTTCCTGCTGCAAACTCTTCCTCTCTTCTTCATTAACTCTTTCCGCTTCCCTCATTCGGTCCTCCATTTGGACCTGCAGCTGTTTTCGGGCTTCCTCTGTCTTCTGCGCTGAACTCAGTGCCTTTTCAAGCTCTTCAAATgctacaataaataataaattatacatgaaccaaaaaataagaaaatacttCCCACGGCATATGGTCTCAAACTTGTTTCGCTCACCTGATTTCTCAGCCTTTTCTTTCTGTTCCTGCAGCTCTTCATTCTGGGAATTAGCCAACTGGAGCCTGGATCGAAGCTGTGCTACCTCCTCCTCTTTCATTTCCAGGGTCTCGTGCATCTGGCGCTTTGTTTCTGCAATCACCATGCCCTATAAACCATTCAAGTTAGTACGCCTTCAATGAGCGTTGTAGTCAGAGTTGAAGACATCTCATCAAACACATTCAAGATACAGCAGATCCTCGCTGTCCGTGGGGGTTATCATCCGGTACCACCAGGGACGGGCAAAAAAAACGCAAGTGATTGAGGTGCCTATGAAATTGTCTATTTATGATGTGGCTCGCCTCCCCAAACCCTCCTGCCAGCTTAACATTGATGTTCTCCTCAGaatttggatcaacatttgcaatgatattattattactgcttACCGTTTACTATaaccctccccttctctcttgcCATTGTTCATTCATGATACAACCCAGGTTTGCTTTAAACACTTGCTAAAACCGatttaaaagtataaaatgcACAAGGACTCACcactaataaatgataatagaCATTGATCAATGAACAGATGCAATGGGAGTCACAGCACACAACTATAGTGCATTCATGGAACACCAAAAAGTGTGAAATCCCAATGATTGAAAATAACATAAAAGTTTATCGTGTGTACTATCACATATTGACACATTGGTTGCTTTTTGGCCAATGAGATGCGTTCACAAACAATGTGCGGGATCATCTGCATATGAATGAAAACGTGACTGAAGCGTAACCAACTTCAAACTAACCTTGTCCTGCTCCAGCTGCTCGTTTTGGTTCTTAACATCTCGCAATTGATTGATCAGCTTTGTCTTCTCTGTTGTGTGCAATTCCTAcacataaaacaaatatatcGGACTATAAATCACAAGTTGTTTTCATAGGTGTCCTCAGTTCCACAACTCACAAAACCTTACGCACAAGCCAAACCTCCACAGTTTAACTGGGCCGGTCTACACCGGCCCAGTTAAACCAACACAGTCGACCCAAATTACAGCCCAGTTTGATGTTAGTGGCAACAGAAGCAGTATGGCTGTACCACTGATGGGTAACCTGCGGCTACTACACACACGGAAGGAAGACTTACTCCCAGCCTGAAGTTTTAAGTGCAAGACAAATCTAAAATTACTAAAAACGTGCAGTCAACCTGCCCTTTGTCACAATTTTCAGACCATCTGCTGTTTGTTATCAGAAAATGGGAACATTCGAGACGTGCCGGGGAATCCTATCATGCCACTGAAGCTAAATGTTACGAAAATTAGGAAAACAATGGTGCAGATGTGTCACACTGACATGCCATTTGAAAACATGCTGGCACTTAGCCAGACACTGAGGATGTTCAGACTGAGTGATACAGCAGTGCACCGTGTCAACGAGATAATGGGGTCACATAGACACATAGTGCTTTTATTGACTCAGGCAgcattttaaaagaaaagatTAATGACTCTAAACACAGTTTCCAATGACTGGCATTATCTCATCAGATACACTcgatcagtggttctcaactgctTTGGCTGCAGAACCCAACATCACCCTCAATGACTATCGGTGACTCCAATTGCAGAAATTTTACCActcaaaaaaagaaagcaagcGCATTCACTGACATCGTgacattccttttttttgttttgttttttctttttgcccCCGGGAAATCCCTGCACTAGATGTCCAAAAATTCTGGGAAAGAAGTAATTTGCTTGTAACTGACGGACAACCACAAGTTTCAGTGTGTTATTTGCAGTGACGCAAGTAGATCCTTGACAAGGGGATTATTCACTGTTTAGATGTGTGTGTTATATAcaagtataataaaatatatattatggtaAACAGTACAGCGTCAGTGTTATACTGcatataaaataacacataatcCACCTTCATCCTTTCCAGGTCTTGCAGTCTCTCCTGCAGCTGCTCTTGCAGAGTTTCATTCTCACTACCAAGCTGAGAGCTCCGTTCCTTGTATGTGCGCATAACTTCTTTGTACTTGTGCAGTAGGTTTTCCTGCCTCTTCACTCTCTTCTGCAGAGCCTCGGTGACTTTAGTTGGATCACTGACGCCCTCTTctgtacaaaaataatacagcGCCATAAAAAACGGTTTAAATGTACtgaaaacatgtattttagGAAGATGAAACTTTTGTCCACCTTCGTGCACTTCAGGCTCTACTTCTTGGTCCCTCAACGGGCTGGATGATGCAGAGTCAGCATCTTCAGTACCAGGTTGCTCACTCTCATGGGCCACAGTACCGTCAGAGACTCCTGTAACTCGTTTCTTCAGCAGAGCAACCTGTGAAAAAATGCTTAATTCTTGAAGACTTATTTTAACTGTGACCAATAACTGTTAAAACTGCAAGTATGCAAATTAAGTATGGTCATTTTGGAATACATTACCAACATACCTTCAaaacttgtttgttttaaaaaaaaaaaaaaagggaaaaggtGAAACTACTGTAACTGAGGTTTACAAAAGATAACACTGTCCTGCTGCTGACTAATGTACTAGACTACATTCCACATGTTGAGACAATCACCTGAGTTTGGAGGACGGTAATCATCTGATCTTTCTCTTCCAGTGCAGCATCAAACTCATCCTGAAGGTGTTTCTTTGCCTGCTGGTCCATTTGCAACtcctgaaaaaaacattcaagggTTTAACTTCATGAAGGCAGACAGAAATcacgaaaaaataaaaatgaactatTGATCGTCAAATGCAATTATGTTCTCATTGTGGCCTAACCTCCCGTAGTTCTCCTATTCTGCGGAGAGCTTTATCTTGACTTTGACTGAGGATGGCCTTGGGCAAAGAAAGTAGGCATGTACTTATAATTAAGTTCAGGTACCTCTTCCATCATCTGAGAGAATGTACAGATGAGATCGAATATTTGTTAcctgtgttttttctttatctCGTTGCACTGTTCGGTATGCTGTGACCAGCTacagggttaaaaaaaaaaaaaaaaaaaaaagcacagttaGGTAAATGAACCAGTCAACAGGTTGACAATGCAATCATTCTAGAGTTGACTAACCTCTGAGTACTTCCCGCGATACTTTCCCAAGCTGGCCTCCACTCGGACCAAACGATGTAGCAGCTGCTCTTTGGAGAGAGCCTCTGCACTTCCTGGTGACTCCTCAGCCTCGCTCTCGATATCCGAAGGTGGGTCATATGTGGGGGCGCCAGCCGCTTCGTTTTCACCCAAATGTGTCAAGGACTCACGAGAAGTACTCCGAACCAGGCTTTCTTTAGAAGGAGAGCGAAATAGGTGTTCAGCGCGGCTGGCGCCACCACGGATTAAGGACTCCACTGAGGGAACTTTGAGTTGTAGTTTTTGAGCAAAAGACTGTGGTTCTTCTCTCTGTTGAAAAGTCAgacaaaataacacacaaacaGAACTTGATAATTGTAttcaaatgacaaaatataaacaacatGGATCAGAGTGGGTGTTCACGCACATGTGGAGATGCGCTCCCATCCCCATTGATGCTTCCTCTGGGCGACCTGTTTGGCCCTTTAGAGGTACTCTGCAGAGATAAATTGTTATTAGAGAGGGCGGTTATGACAGGTGAACTGCTGTCCTGGGCCAATTAGTCCATCCACACCCAGCATGGCACTCCCTGATTACTCCGGAGGGAGCAATATTAGTATTGCTGGGAGCAATGCAGGGGCAATTGGCACCCACATGCAACTCGGGGTGGAAAAAACTGGAGGggttaaatacataaaaagaagGCATCtatacaaaacacaaacaaaaagggTTAAAACTCCACTGAGCAGCCATGAGGTCAGAATGGACAAACAGTTTCATTAAGTAGGAGAGTCAGCTTTTGAATTAAAGATGCTTGGTAGTGTTGAGTGCTGTTGTATTAAGCGAGCACAAGAGCGTTATAACTGGGCCAAGTAGAACATCAGCAGCTTAGCTGGTTAGCTGGTCAACGGGTTAAAAGCAGATTTAAGAGTTAGGCAAATTATTCTCTCCTGACTTGTCCAGCTCCAAGAGTCCTTATCCTGGTGGCATCCACACCATTTTAGGTTATTTTCTCACATTGGTGCAAAACGTTATTTTCTAATTAGACACTAAGGTGTCCAAGAATGACAGATTTTTGTGCCAATGCTGTGACAAAATCTGCTCTCAActttatattttacaaaatgaatgcAACATCAGAAGCTAATTTAGTAGTAGTACTTTGATGAAgctcatgtttttatttcactcaCTAGTTCATTGCATGTATTCAAAAAACATGTCACGTCTAGACAGGAAAGCCCATCTTTGTGTCGCTCTCCTCTCCACGCCTCACACAATATATGATGAAGAATGCATTCAGAACTCTCAATAGTTGGTGCTGAATTTACTGCAAATAGCTGTCACTTTATTTCAAAACACAAGTTGGCAAATTAAGACTTTGGGTGAGCCTAGTGACATGATGGAAATGGAACATGATAGCGGCGTTATGAATTTGTGGAGGAACTTGTCACAGGAAGTCATTAGCGTAGGAGACTGCAGTCCCTTTAACATTCTTTGGAAAAGCTggccttttttcacttttagtcTGTAGGTCGTCTGTTGGAGGACACTTGGCCTTTGGGGGGTAGTATCACTGACAGTATGGCAGAGGTGTTGCCTTTATACAAGGGAGTGGCATAATACTGGGACAGGTGTGGTTCACACTCACTCTTGGTGTGTTCTACACATCatactattatatattgtaattatCCGATTTTAAAATGCTGCGTCACTGTGTGAAAGCACACATCGGCGCAGCAATATCATGCTTTTCTCGGTTCTGTAAAAAACAACCTGCCACACATATACCAAACCTGCTATCAGCCAAAAAGTCTTTCAaacaacaatataacaatatttttatcaGCAAACTGAATCTCAAATGTCAAATTGGTAATTAAACATGACAATGTCTAAACAGCCCTAACAAGCTTGTAATACGCTAATTATATTagctgtaaaataaaataactgcaAACAGCAAAATTCATTTTGAAAGAACAAAATCGTTATGTGGAAGTGACCCTCCAGTCAGTTCCACGGTTCTTAACCTGGGTTTCCTATGAGGTCCAAGATAATTTCATGATTCATAATTATGCCCTAACTTTTTCCATGAAATGTAGTGTCATTTCTTTTTTAGTTTATTCAAACTTAGTGTATGTAAGAGACTATAACATTTGATAAACACCGTACATTGTGAACATTTCTGGAGAGCTTTCATCAGGTTCTTAAAGGCGTCTCGGACTCCAAGAAGTCCCAGAACCACTACTCTGTTATTTTGCCTAGCTGCATGAGAGGGACTCTGTAAAAGACAGAATTGATGATACTGATGACATCTGTACTGGACACCACTTCATTAAGACTTTACAAGTGTATTTAACCTGTTTGGTGAGTGTTGCTTCCACTAAAGCCACAAACACATTTACAAAAGTGCTCTTATCTATTTGTTTACTTTGACAATTGGCACAAAATCAAACTGCACAAACAgaccaacaaaaacaaagcctGTGATGTACTGTGTATTCACTCCACAGGCTAAATAAAGAGACTTGTAAAAAGAGGGGACCAACAGGCAACCAAAGAGGATGTTGTTGGGGGTCGAAGAGGCAAGCAACTATAAGGGGAAAAGACAGGGGGGCACATTTTGTGACAGGTTGTAATAACAGAGGGACGTAAAACATACATCAGAAAGCAGACAGGCTACTAAACCACAAAGTAAACAATAACTCCCATCAGACGCAGTTAGCCTTGACGGGAGATGCCTTCTTGTTGCTACATCCAAAAGGAAACGGGCGACAGGATAGCAGGGAACAAGCTGTCCCTACGTGGGCCACAGTCCGCTACTGGTTCCCCAAAGGAGGAGTAAGGAGGAAGGACCAgggcaggaggaggagaaggagcagTAGAGATGCGGAGGAGGAAGAGGCAGGACGTGAGGACAAACTCACCACACTGGCTACCTGGGCCGTTTTGGGTCGTTTTGAGTGGTCCAGAGCAAAGATAGTATATTCAGAGAGAAAAGCGGGCTCTGCTATCATCCCGGCCAGCACCTGACCCCCGTCAGTGCAGTAACGGGCCGAAAGGTGGTGGGAGAGGAGAGGAACACAGACAGCAATGAGAACAAAACACAATGAGAGTGGAACAGCGCTGTGGGGAGTGTGACAAGAAAGAGAAGAAAGTTTAGGATGGAGGGAGGAATTACAgcggaacctctaaagtcaaatgCCCCTGACGTTGTGTAATTTGATGATAATCTGATAAAATATGTTTCTAAAACCGCCATCATGCATAATGTCACACAAGTTTTCAGTGTGCCTCATGTGACCTCAGTTCATTAATGTTGTGTTGTCTTTACACAAAAGAGGGACAAGCctcaagttttgtttttttttttttactgaggtTAACTTCTTTTAACACTTGAAAAAGGgaaatgtacaatgtacattTGCAACAGAAATGTACTAATATTAACTGTGGTTAACCTTTTATACGCTTGTATGGCTATTAATAAAAGTTTGGCAACAGTTTGACCTTAAAACAGATTACAGTCATCTCGCTACAATCCCAGTTCAAACATCTCCCGCTCACTCTAACCGTGGTTTttcatacattaattaataaatgaaggGCTGCGTGgcactcgagtggttagcgtgcagacctcacaactaggagatccgagttcaaactccaccctcggccacctctgtgtggagtttgcatgttctccccgtgcatacgtggcttttctccgggtactccggtttcctcccacattccaaaaacatgctaggttaattggagactccaaattgtccataggtatgaatgtgagtgggaatggttgtttgtctatatgtgccctgggattggctggtccagggtgtaccccgcctctcacccgaagacagctggaataggctccagcaccctccagcAAGAAAACTGAACAAATTTTAGGTCAACCAGCAGCTTGGACAAGATAATGTGTTTGACCttaaaggttccactgtgtgtcCAAGAATGAAAGCGCAAGTAAAACATGAATAATGGGAATGTGAAACACTCAGTAACATTAATGTCACAAATAACAGTTTGACGTCCCAGTGTGTGTTCTTGAACATGAGCGGGTTTTGTCATTTAAGTTGTCCAGGCAGGAAATAGAGACTTGgacaggaaaaaaatgacatttaataataacattggACTTGAGGTGTAAAAGAAAACCCAATTTCTCCTTCAGCAATCAATATGAGAATACACTTCCAAAGATGTCAAAGTGTTTAAAGATTTGTGAGGTGAAAAATGACTGCCACCATAATGAAAAACCTCAAAGTAGGAGGCTTGAGGACCCAAATTATACAGCCACTCTCGGCCACTTCCCAAAGATGTGTGAATGCAGGAGGAATACAACTCTAAGGGGCACCATCACTGATCTAGTGTTTGTGTACTAATGCACGTAACATACTTCTAAACATCTAAAGTCCTATGGTAGGATGCAGCAACATCCCTCATCCATCTACCTCAGACTTCTCCGCATCCGCAATAAGAGACTGctaggaagaaaagaaaacaacaactcaCCGGGGAAAGAAAACATTTGAGGTTGCTTCTTATacacatatta
The window above is part of the Doryrhamphus excisus isolate RoL2022-K1 chromosome 20, RoL_Dexc_1.0, whole genome shotgun sequence genome. Proteins encoded here:
- the golga4 gene encoding golgin subfamily A member 4 isoform X3; the protein is MFKKLKQKINEEQSPQRNAQTPPQAQPGSVDRRSSQTHPFSHDGTPTPSDREQSLIADAEKSEVLAGMIAEPAFLSEYTIFALDHSKRPKTAQVASVSTSKGPNRSPRGSINGDGSASPHREEPQSFAQKLQLKVPSVESLIRGGASRAEHLFRSPSKESLVRSTSRESLTHLGENEAAGAPTYDPPSDIESEAEESPGSAEALSKEQLLHRLVRVEASLGKYRGKYSELVTAYRTVQRDKEKTQAILSQSQDKALRRIGELREELQMDQQAKKHLQDEFDAALEEKDQMITVLQTQVALLKKRVTGVSDGTVAHESEQPGTEDADSASSSPLRDQEVEPEVHEEEGVSDPTKVTEALQKRVKRQENLLHKYKEVMRTYKERSSQLGSENETLQEQLQERLQDLERMKELHTTEKTKLINQLRDVKNQNEQLEQDKGMVIAETKRQMHETLEMKEEEVAQLRSRLQLANSQNEELQEQKEKAEKSAFEELEKALSSAQKTEEARKQLQVQMEDRMREAERVNEEERKSLQQELTRVKQEVVTIMRKSSEERMANMEKAHSEALSAKEEELKARISAAVEQCKAEFAQLTKEREQQASLALEDAELQKTALITEADNNVKELQQELEAARTRIMELESSLEKISQDGSSLSHEHSTQLDQLEDKHNEQMSALKEEHQAQLEKHKDALTQQHMAALEELKEKQRVELETFLKDKDLQIQIHTEKVNQKLDAKQAEQEALSAELSDVVKMKQLLEVKLVEVQNEHCLALQDQVAKHSAAIVNIKQEYEQSLGGIEKTLKEELNALKIILREKEKEIEVLTEAEKSLKEESHSNLHDLNDKAKQLEDLQQSLSQLQLENSSFKEASNKISDDLVQSEKDLTDLQHQLEAAKNDLQQKELLLQELEQHLQQSKKELAEQAKSHATELNTKHEEHTRLQKQLEDEKLAHEKKLKNTTTDMEAKLKTQETKMDKFRQKTKEMQDNFKKKLQQKEESMKKELTKKDTELQQKEQQVQEKILEMAQTNSQGLSNAVSELQANHLAEVEKLRDTHTREILDLECRFQEKLGQQEEESMEKHSQTLQEKIQELEECSLKLSRSTEENEHVLATMKNLKEELVLQETTAQKLKEELDKAVVKIESLSTCEVVLREQMQSVERNLGQAMNERDSLQDKLNTTEEESREKLKTLSDKMKETEEQLQALEGSRREDMQNKSEEAAIQIKAMEAQFQQQLNMISDQMQHYCRDVQAKVVDRTSELCQTVESRVSELEERLLCSQKKIVHLKNIVFSKTDQVCTLEENLRQKTEENNNLCILVEQVTAQVNAHMEQIKALTHENEKNSLSISEKAQKIEELSELNGVISIGLKENELQVNNLESIISDLKHQLEGNLKDKEEAILGLKQQHEEERQKALAQTEETIQRLKQEQAAASQQADALRASLSENVNIVASLKTRLAELERVISEKNEALQRLTTSFDNQSISKSEMDQVLSEKEQKVSGLTMELEDCNRLLGELQEQLDCKIEECEQLARDLKQQHSIRENERKELIEKLQQNGNSEQEMVKRLHHLEEDNQKCNIQLQSQQEEFEKLKGEMMKSKEESLKETERLTTESARKVSELKKKAEQKIAQIKKQLTSQLEEKDEIITTLKANQEELKSNETSSKECIHTLEEKTKSLEELLVKLKGEQASQLADERQTMEKSLDELRSMYEEKLAEISTDSLHQTELRQAEAFKEIESKLKEAERKNGELLEEINTLKEEIRQKDDQCNQHQAALMQVQTSFESDRKIECSSLQQANSMLENEVKNHSVDPDSDTFDSLKSKLNQMKNEKEKIHKDFTRLQKDIRSMRKEHEQDLVYVKKQLLDESEEKLRLELEDIEMKHNSAIKQLMREFNTQLAVKEKEIDTAVKEAIAKAQIVEAELISSHQEETIQLQKAVSQREEDLNKTVQKYEHVIQSREEEMGTRVWQVQKELEELKARSHGPSEMTTEELQVQLAEKTTLLSEARLKEQGFVERIHSLEDKIKCFHRNAVVTHLGSTHRDAVLNKPDPLSEATEMEYLRKVLFEYMMGRETKTMAKVITSMLKFPADQAQKVLDKEESKHWLSV